From one Alicyclobacillus acidocaldarius subsp. acidocaldarius Tc-4-1 genomic stretch:
- the secE gene encoding preprotein translocase subunit SecE: protein MAKPNDTLVELNQHAKRTGIVAFFKESFRELKRVRWPKRREVVVYTAACLLVCAILGVLIWAFDIGVSAAMSAIGVD, encoded by the coding sequence GTGGCGAAACCGAACGATACCCTCGTGGAACTGAATCAGCACGCGAAGCGCACGGGCATCGTCGCTTTCTTCAAGGAGTCGTTCCGGGAATTAAAGCGCGTTCGTTGGCCGAAGCGCCGTGAGGTCGTGGTGTACACGGCGGCCTGCCTTTTGGTGTGTGCCATCTTGGGTGTGCTCATCTGGGCGTTTGACATCGGCGTTTCTGCGGCGATGTCGGCCATCGGCGTAGATTAA
- a CDS encoding class I SAM-dependent methyltransferase, with protein MEHYFQGDPSAPSEERVVRVQARGITVELVTDRGVFSKAGLDEGTRRLIEAVDLTGAASALDLGCGYGPVTAILARAYPGVKWWMIDVNRRAVELARRNTADVVPPPVVLHHDGIPREIELRFDHVLLNPPIRAGKATVFRLYEEARRALKPGGKLWVVIQRKHGAPSTEVKLRELFARVDIAHRKAGYFVFCAVREGS; from the coding sequence GTGGAGCATTACTTTCAGGGAGATCCTTCTGCGCCGAGCGAAGAGCGCGTGGTCCGGGTTCAGGCCCGCGGCATCACGGTGGAGTTGGTGACAGATCGCGGTGTGTTCAGCAAAGCGGGCTTAGACGAAGGGACGCGCCGCCTAATTGAAGCGGTCGACCTCACCGGTGCGGCTTCTGCGCTCGATCTCGGCTGTGGCTATGGCCCGGTGACGGCCATCCTCGCCCGCGCGTATCCCGGCGTAAAGTGGTGGATGATCGACGTCAATCGCCGGGCCGTTGAGCTCGCGCGCCGCAATACAGCCGATGTGGTCCCTCCGCCCGTGGTGCTTCATCACGACGGCATCCCGCGAGAAATCGAGCTCCGGTTCGATCACGTCCTTTTGAATCCGCCGATCCGCGCGGGCAAGGCCACGGTGTTTCGCCTGTACGAGGAGGCGCGCCGAGCGCTGAAGCCAGGGGGCAAACTGTGGGTGGTGATTCAAAGGAAGCACGGGGCACCGTCGACAGAGGTGAAACTGCGGGAGTTGTTCGCGCGGGTTGACATCGCGCATCGGAAGGCGGGATACTTCGTGTTCTGCGCGGTGCGGGAGGGTTCCTGA
- the rplK gene encoding 50S ribosomal protein L11: MPKKVVKVVKLQIPAGKATPAPPVGPALGQAQVGNIMGFCKEFNARTADQVGLIIPVVIYVYEDRSYTFELKTPPASVLLKKAAGIETGSAEPNRVKVGKVTRAQVREIAEQKMQDLNAASIEAAMRMVEGTARSMGITVVD, encoded by the coding sequence TTGCCGAAAAAGGTCGTCAAGGTTGTGAAGCTACAAATTCCAGCCGGGAAGGCAACGCCTGCGCCGCCGGTAGGTCCTGCGCTCGGTCAAGCGCAAGTGGGCAACATCATGGGCTTCTGTAAGGAGTTCAACGCCCGCACGGCCGATCAGGTCGGTTTGATCATTCCGGTCGTCATCTACGTGTATGAGGACCGCTCGTACACGTTTGAATTGAAGACCCCGCCGGCTTCCGTGTTGCTCAAGAAGGCGGCTGGCATCGAGACGGGTTCGGCAGAGCCGAACCGCGTCAAAGTAGGCAAGGTGACGCGAGCGCAAGTTCGCGAGATTGCCGAACAGAAGATGCAAGACTTGAATGCTGCGTCGATCGAGGCCGCCATGCGGATGGTCGAAGGTACGGCCCGCAGCATGGGCATCACGGTTGTCGACTGA
- a CDS encoding Mini-ribonuclease 3: MKVNWRVDEVSPLALAFLGDAVWEIYARNHCLNLGILRPRDLQRQATRYVSAVAQAEALRLLEPVLTDAERDVIRRGRNQKSSHTRRNVDVVVYRLATGFEALLGYLYATGERERLDEIATHALAALDAQNDQARES, encoded by the coding sequence ATGAAGGTGAACTGGCGGGTGGATGAGGTCTCGCCGCTTGCGCTCGCGTTTTTGGGCGACGCGGTGTGGGAGATCTATGCGCGCAACCACTGCCTCAATCTCGGCATTCTTCGTCCGCGCGATTTGCAGCGGCAGGCCACACGTTACGTCTCCGCCGTCGCGCAGGCTGAGGCGCTTCGGCTGCTCGAGCCCGTGCTGACGGACGCCGAACGAGACGTGATTCGCCGCGGGCGGAATCAAAAGTCGTCCCATACGCGCCGGAACGTCGATGTGGTGGTCTACAGGCTCGCGACCGGTTTCGAGGCGCTGCTGGGCTACCTGTACGCCACAGGCGAGCGGGAGCGGCTCGACGAGATCGCCACCCATGCGCTCGCGGCGCTGGATGCGCAAAATGACCAAGCGAGGGAGTCTTGA
- the rlmB gene encoding 23S rRNA (guanosine(2251)-2'-O)-methyltransferase RlmB yields MNMSMRDGVRRRSAEGAEAGDLVKGRHAVLAALENERPVNKVWVAEGASGIDAIVAKARSRGIVVQFVPRSRLDEMASAHQGVIAQVAPYAYVDLDDVIRRDTGFAPLVVVLDEIADPHNFGAILRTAEASGAQGVIIGKRRQAQVTDAVAKAAAGALETMPVARVANVAQALQRLKQAGYWIVGADVEGKVPYTEVDYRGPTAVVIGSEGQGMRRWVREQCDFVVSIPILGRVQSLNASVAAGVLLYEAVRQRA; encoded by the coding sequence TTGAACATGTCGATGAGAGACGGCGTGCGGCGCCGATCGGCAGAAGGAGCGGAGGCGGGCGATCTCGTCAAGGGCCGGCACGCGGTGCTGGCGGCGCTGGAGAACGAACGGCCCGTGAATAAGGTGTGGGTGGCGGAAGGCGCTTCAGGCATCGACGCCATTGTGGCCAAGGCGAGATCTCGCGGCATCGTGGTGCAGTTTGTGCCTCGGAGCAGGCTGGACGAAATGGCGAGCGCACACCAGGGCGTGATTGCGCAGGTGGCACCCTACGCCTATGTCGATCTCGACGACGTCATTCGGCGCGACACGGGCTTTGCCCCGCTCGTCGTGGTGCTCGACGAGATCGCGGACCCGCACAACTTTGGGGCGATTTTGCGGACGGCGGAGGCATCGGGGGCGCAGGGCGTGATTATTGGCAAGCGCCGCCAGGCGCAGGTGACCGACGCCGTCGCAAAAGCCGCAGCAGGTGCGCTCGAGACGATGCCTGTGGCGCGCGTGGCGAACGTTGCCCAGGCGCTGCAGCGGCTGAAGCAGGCAGGGTACTGGATTGTCGGCGCCGACGTCGAGGGCAAGGTGCCTTATACCGAGGTCGATTACCGGGGGCCCACGGCCGTGGTCATCGGCTCCGAGGGTCAAGGGATGCGACGATGGGTTCGCGAGCAGTGCGACTTTGTCGTGTCCATCCCGATTCTGGGCCGAGTGCAAAGTCTGAACGCCTCGGTCGCGGCGGGGGTCCTGCTGTATGAAGCGGTCCGCCAGCGGGCGTAG
- a CDS encoding YacP-like NYN domain-containing protein yields the protein MKRSASGRRGRFTRLVIVDGYNVIARRAGRSLAQIEDLEEARREIEDLLSQYRAMYGEDVIVVYDAHRRAGLGHEEEQAGVRVVFTESGETADARIERLVYELRDEYREITVATSDAAEQQVALGGGALRISANELLVRLEKMREDIERETKRHSAGERRTLRDALTGDLANQLERWRRR from the coding sequence ATGAAGCGGTCCGCCAGCGGGCGTAGGGGGCGTTTCACGCGCCTCGTCATTGTGGATGGCTATAATGTCATCGCGCGGCGGGCGGGACGAAGCCTGGCGCAGATTGAGGACCTGGAGGAGGCTCGCCGCGAAATCGAGGACCTGTTGAGCCAGTACCGCGCGATGTACGGCGAGGACGTGATCGTCGTGTACGATGCGCACCGCAGGGCTGGCCTGGGCCACGAGGAGGAGCAGGCGGGCGTGCGCGTCGTCTTCACGGAATCGGGGGAGACGGCGGACGCGCGAATTGAACGGTTGGTGTACGAACTGCGGGACGAATACCGGGAAATCACGGTGGCCACGTCGGATGCGGCGGAGCAGCAGGTGGCGCTCGGCGGGGGCGCGCTGCGCATTTCTGCGAACGAGCTCTTGGTGCGGCTCGAGAAGATGAGGGAGGACATCGAGCGCGAGACGAAGCGCCATTCGGCCGGCGAGCGGCGGACGCTGCGGGATGCACTCACGGGTGATTTGGCGAATCAGCTCGAACGATGGCGACGGCGATAG
- the nusG gene encoding transcription termination/antitermination protein NusG, which translates to MENLEKQWYVIHTYSGYENKVKSNLESRVQTMGMEDRIFRVVVPTEEAVEIKNGKKRVVQRKTYPGYVLVEMIMTDDSWYVVRNTPGVTGFVGSPGAGSKPVPLMPHEVEQILRSMGVNEAKPVAQFKVGDVVRLISGPFADMVGTVEEVHPEHQKLKVLVSMFGRETPLEADFTQVEHLP; encoded by the coding sequence ATGGAGAATCTTGAAAAGCAGTGGTATGTGATTCACACATACTCCGGCTACGAGAACAAGGTCAAGAGCAATCTCGAAAGCCGCGTGCAGACCATGGGCATGGAAGACCGGATCTTCCGCGTCGTCGTGCCTACGGAAGAGGCTGTCGAGATCAAAAACGGCAAAAAGCGCGTGGTGCAACGCAAGACGTACCCAGGTTACGTCCTGGTCGAGATGATCATGACGGACGACTCCTGGTATGTCGTGCGCAACACCCCGGGCGTGACCGGCTTTGTCGGATCGCCTGGCGCCGGATCGAAGCCTGTGCCGCTCATGCCTCACGAGGTCGAACAGATCCTGCGTTCCATGGGTGTGAATGAAGCGAAGCCCGTGGCGCAGTTCAAGGTCGGAGACGTCGTGCGCTTGATCAGCGGCCCGTTCGCGGACATGGTCGGGACGGTTGAGGAGGTTCATCCGGAGCACCAGAAGCTCAAGGTTCTCGTCTCCATGTTCGGGCGCGAAACGCCGCTGGAGGCCGACTTTACCCAGGTGGAGCACTTGCCTTAA
- the rpoB gene encoding DNA-directed RNA polymerase subunit beta produces the protein MVKYGWAERRSYARIREVLDLPNLIEIQQKSYEWFLREGLRETFADISPITDFTGNLVLEFVDYSLGEPKYDVEESKERDVTYAAPLRVKVRLLNKETGEVKEQEVFLGDFPLMTETGTFIINGAERVIVSQLVRSPSVYYSSKIDKNGKRAFAATVIPNRGAWLEFETDAKDVVYVRIDRTRKLPITVLLRALGLSSDAEIIELLGEDEYLQNTLDKDTTDSTERALIEIYERLRPGEPPTVENARALLASRFFDPKRYDLAAVGRYKINKKLHLKNRLLNQRLAETLVDEETGEIIAEAGTVLDRRTLDRIIPRLSGKVGRFTIRGTRDLFEQDEIPLQMVKIFSPAEDGKILHVISNGELPADVKYITPSDIIAAISYFFNLLRGVGTTDDIDHLGNRRLRSVGELLQNQFRIGLSRMERVVRERMSIQDASAITPQALINIRPVIAAIKEFFGSSQLSQFMDQTNPLAELTHKRRLSALGPGGLTRERAGFEVRDVHYSHYGRMCPIETPEGPNIGLINSLSTYARVNEYGFIETPYRRVDPETGVVTDQIDYLTADEEENYLIAQANEPLTEDGHFVAEEITVRSREDVITVSRDRIDYMDVSPKQVVSVATALIPFLENDDANRALMGSNMQRQAVPLLVTDSPLVGTGMEYQAAKDSGVCVVSKHNGVVERVTAREIWVREEAVVDGQVVKGNVHKYKLIKFARSNQNTCLNQRPIVREGDRVKVGDILADGPATQNGELALGRNVLVAFMTWEGYNYEDAILISEKMVKEDVYTSIHIEEYEIEARDTKLGPEEITRDIPNVGEDALKNLDERGIIRIGAEITTNDILVGKVTPKGVTELTAEERLLHAIFGEKAREVRDTSLRVPHGGAGIVVDVKVFTRENGDELPAGVNQLVRVYVAQKRKISEGDKMAGRHGNKGVVARILPEEDMPFLEDGTPVEIVLNPLGVPSRMNIGQVLETHLGMAAKVLGLKMATPVFDGAKPEDVFETLREAGLPEDGKQVLYDGRTGEPFENRVTVGYVYMMKLHHLVDDKIHARSTGPYSLVTQQPLGGKAQFGGQRFGEMEVWALEAYGAAYTLQELLTVKSDDVVGRVKTYEAIVKGENVPEPGVPESFKVLIKELQSLGMDVKILSGDEREIEMKEMDDDEDSPDKLNLNLEYNEVGD, from the coding sequence ATGGTCAAGTACGGATGGGCGGAGCGCCGCAGCTACGCGCGCATTCGCGAGGTCCTCGATCTCCCAAACCTCATCGAGATCCAACAGAAGTCGTACGAGTGGTTCCTGCGGGAGGGCCTGCGCGAGACGTTCGCGGACATCTCTCCCATCACGGACTTCACCGGGAATCTTGTGCTTGAGTTCGTGGACTACAGCCTCGGCGAGCCCAAGTACGACGTGGAAGAATCGAAGGAGCGCGATGTGACGTATGCGGCGCCGCTTCGCGTGAAGGTTCGCCTTCTCAACAAGGAGACGGGCGAGGTCAAAGAGCAAGAGGTGTTTCTCGGCGATTTCCCGCTCATGACCGAGACGGGCACCTTCATCATCAACGGCGCGGAGCGCGTCATTGTGAGCCAGCTTGTCCGTTCCCCTAGCGTCTATTATAGCAGCAAGATCGACAAGAATGGCAAACGCGCGTTCGCTGCGACGGTCATTCCGAACCGCGGCGCGTGGCTCGAGTTTGAGACAGACGCGAAGGACGTCGTGTACGTCCGAATTGACCGCACGCGCAAGCTGCCCATCACAGTGCTGCTTCGGGCGCTGGGATTGTCGTCTGACGCCGAGATCATCGAGCTGTTGGGCGAGGACGAGTACCTGCAGAACACGCTGGACAAGGATACGACGGACTCGACGGAGCGGGCGCTCATCGAGATCTACGAGCGGCTGCGCCCCGGTGAGCCGCCTACGGTCGAGAACGCGCGTGCCCTGCTTGCATCGCGGTTCTTCGATCCCAAGCGGTACGATCTCGCCGCGGTCGGCCGGTATAAGATCAACAAAAAGCTCCACCTGAAAAATCGCCTGCTGAATCAGCGGCTGGCGGAGACGCTCGTCGACGAGGAGACGGGTGAGATCATCGCGGAAGCCGGGACAGTGCTGGATCGCCGCACGCTGGATCGGATCATCCCTCGTCTGTCTGGCAAGGTCGGGAGGTTCACCATCCGAGGCACGCGGGATTTGTTTGAACAGGACGAGATCCCGTTGCAGATGGTGAAGATTTTCAGCCCGGCAGAGGACGGAAAGATCTTGCACGTCATATCGAACGGCGAACTGCCAGCGGACGTCAAATACATCACGCCGTCGGACATCATCGCCGCCATCTCGTACTTCTTCAACCTGTTGCGCGGCGTCGGGACGACGGACGACATCGATCATCTGGGCAACCGGCGCCTGCGCTCGGTGGGCGAGCTGTTGCAAAACCAGTTCCGCATCGGGCTCTCCCGCATGGAGCGCGTGGTCCGCGAGCGCATGTCCATCCAGGACGCGAGCGCCATCACGCCGCAGGCGCTGATCAACATTCGCCCGGTGATTGCGGCCATCAAGGAGTTCTTTGGGTCCAGCCAGCTTTCGCAGTTCATGGATCAGACGAATCCGCTCGCCGAGCTTACGCACAAGCGGCGCCTCTCGGCGCTTGGCCCCGGTGGCCTCACGCGCGAGCGGGCCGGTTTCGAGGTGCGCGACGTGCACTACTCGCACTACGGCCGCATGTGCCCCATCGAGACGCCCGAAGGCCCGAACATCGGTCTCATCAACTCGCTCTCGACCTACGCTCGGGTGAACGAGTACGGCTTCATCGAGACCCCATACCGACGCGTCGATCCAGAGACGGGCGTGGTGACGGATCAGATTGACTACCTGACGGCGGATGAGGAGGAAAACTACCTCATCGCGCAGGCGAACGAGCCGCTGACCGAGGACGGCCATTTCGTGGCCGAGGAGATCACGGTGCGCTCGCGCGAAGACGTGATCACCGTGAGCCGCGATCGCATCGACTACATGGACGTCTCGCCGAAGCAGGTCGTGTCCGTGGCGACGGCGCTCATTCCGTTCCTCGAGAACGACGACGCGAACCGCGCGCTGATGGGGTCGAACATGCAGCGCCAGGCGGTGCCTTTGCTCGTGACCGATTCGCCGCTCGTGGGGACAGGGATGGAGTACCAAGCGGCGAAGGACTCTGGTGTCTGTGTGGTTTCGAAGCACAACGGCGTCGTGGAACGCGTAACGGCGCGCGAGATCTGGGTGCGCGAGGAAGCTGTCGTGGACGGGCAGGTCGTGAAAGGCAACGTCCACAAGTACAAGCTCATCAAGTTCGCGCGTTCGAACCAGAACACCTGCCTGAACCAGCGGCCCATTGTGCGCGAGGGCGATCGCGTCAAAGTCGGGGATATTCTCGCGGATGGCCCGGCGACCCAAAACGGCGAGCTGGCGCTCGGGCGGAACGTGCTCGTCGCGTTCATGACCTGGGAGGGTTACAACTACGAGGATGCGATTCTCATCTCCGAGAAGATGGTGAAGGAGGACGTCTACACGTCCATTCACATCGAGGAGTACGAGATTGAGGCGCGCGACACGAAGCTCGGGCCTGAGGAGATTACCCGCGACATTCCGAACGTCGGCGAAGACGCGCTCAAAAACCTCGACGAACGCGGGATCATCCGCATTGGGGCGGAGATCACCACGAACGACATCCTCGTCGGGAAGGTGACGCCGAAGGGCGTGACGGAGCTCACGGCGGAAGAGCGGCTGTTGCACGCGATTTTCGGCGAGAAGGCCCGCGAGGTGCGAGACACGTCTCTGCGCGTGCCGCATGGCGGTGCTGGCATTGTCGTAGACGTCAAGGTGTTCACGCGCGAGAACGGCGACGAGTTGCCCGCTGGCGTGAACCAGTTGGTGCGCGTGTACGTCGCGCAGAAGCGCAAGATCTCGGAAGGCGACAAGATGGCCGGACGCCACGGCAACAAGGGCGTGGTGGCACGCATCCTGCCGGAAGAGGATATGCCGTTTTTGGAGGATGGGACGCCGGTCGAGATCGTGCTGAATCCGCTCGGCGTGCCGTCGCGTATGAATATCGGTCAGGTGCTGGAGACGCACCTGGGCATGGCCGCGAAGGTGCTGGGGCTGAAGATGGCGACGCCCGTGTTTGACGGCGCCAAGCCGGAGGACGTGTTCGAAACGCTTCGCGAGGCGGGCTTGCCTGAGGACGGCAAGCAGGTCCTGTACGACGGCCGGACCGGCGAACCGTTCGAAAACCGCGTCACCGTGGGATACGTGTACATGATGAAGCTGCACCATCTGGTGGACGACAAGATCCACGCGCGGTCCACGGGTCCGTACTCGCTCGTCACTCAGCAGCCGCTCGGAGGCAAGGCCCAGTTCGGCGGCCAGCGGTTTGGCGAGATGGAGGTCTGGGCGCTAGAGGCGTACGGCGCGGCCTACACCTTGCAGGAGCTTCTCACCGTCAAGTCGGACGACGTGGTGGGGCGCGTGAAGACGTACGAGGCCATCGTCAAGGGCGAGAACGTGCCGGAGCCAGGTGTGCCGGAGTCGTTCAAGGTGCTCATCAAGGAGCTCCAGAGCCTGGGGATGGACGTGAAGATCTTGAGCGGCGACGAGCGCGAGATCGAGATGAAGGAGATGGACGACGACGAGGACAGCCCCGACAAGCTCAATCTGAACCTGGAGTACAACGAGGTCGGCGATTGA
- the rplJ gene encoding 50S ribosomal protein L10 — protein sequence MAIRRAEKEQIVQSVAERMRRSKSIVLADYRGLTVAEDTELRARLRQAGIDYSVVKNTLTTRAAQQAEIEGLEPFLTGPTAIAFSYDDPVAPAKILHEFSRDHKALELKGGYVEGKVVDAKEIEALAKLPSREGLLSMLLSVLQAPMRNLAYVLSQVAEKQGGEAAAAAE from the coding sequence TTGGCGATTCGCCGTGCCGAAAAAGAGCAGATTGTGCAGTCCGTCGCCGAGCGGATGCGCCGCAGCAAGAGTATCGTGCTCGCCGACTATCGGGGCCTCACGGTGGCGGAGGACACCGAGCTGCGCGCGCGCCTGCGCCAGGCCGGGATCGATTACTCCGTCGTCAAGAACACGCTGACGACGCGTGCGGCCCAGCAGGCCGAGATTGAGGGGTTGGAGCCGTTCCTGACGGGGCCGACGGCTATCGCCTTCAGCTACGACGATCCCGTCGCGCCGGCGAAGATCCTGCATGAGTTCTCGCGCGACCACAAGGCGCTCGAGCTGAAGGGCGGATATGTCGAGGGCAAGGTCGTCGATGCGAAAGAGATTGAAGCACTCGCGAAACTGCCGTCGCGCGAGGGGCTCTTGTCGATGTTGCTCAGCGTCCTGCAGGCGCCCATGCGCAATTTGGCGTATGTGTTGTCGCAGGTGGCCGAAAAGCAGGGCGGCGAAGCGGCTGCAGCGGCCGAGTGA
- the rplA gene encoding 50S ribosomal protein L1 codes for MAKVSKRLQELHKLVDRNKLYDVEEAMDLVKKTATAKFDETVEVAVRLGVDPKKQDQQVRGAVVLPHGTGKTPRVLVFAKGEKAREAQEAGADFVGDEDLIQKISQGWLDFDVAVATPDMMPAVGRLGRILGPRGLMPNPKTGTVTFDVARAVNEIKSGKVEYRLDKAGIIHCPIGKASFEKEQLVENFRALMSALVKAKPPAAKGTYVRGVTVSSTMGPGIRVNPQRAAVGE; via the coding sequence ATGGCAAAGGTCAGCAAGCGTCTCCAGGAGCTTCATAAGCTCGTGGATCGGAATAAGTTGTACGACGTCGAAGAGGCGATGGACCTCGTGAAGAAAACCGCCACCGCCAAGTTTGACGAGACGGTGGAGGTCGCGGTCCGCCTGGGCGTGGATCCGAAAAAGCAGGACCAGCAGGTCCGCGGCGCGGTCGTGCTGCCGCACGGCACCGGCAAGACGCCTCGGGTCCTCGTCTTCGCCAAGGGCGAGAAGGCTCGGGAGGCCCAGGAGGCGGGCGCGGACTTCGTCGGTGACGAAGACCTGATTCAGAAGATCTCGCAGGGCTGGCTGGACTTTGACGTCGCTGTGGCGACGCCGGACATGATGCCTGCCGTCGGGCGTCTCGGCCGCATCCTCGGTCCCCGTGGCTTAATGCCAAACCCGAAGACCGGGACGGTGACGTTCGACGTCGCGCGCGCGGTGAATGAGATCAAGTCCGGTAAGGTTGAGTACCGCTTGGACAAAGCAGGTATCATTCACTGCCCGATTGGCAAGGCGTCGTTCGAGAAGGAGCAGCTCGTCGAGAATTTCCGAGCGCTGATGAGCGCGCTCGTCAAGGCGAAGCCGCCAGCTGCAAAAGGCACATATGTGCGGGGCGTGACGGTGTCGTCCACCATGGGGCCTGGCATCCGCGTCAACCCGCAGCGCGCGGCGGTCGGCGAGTGA
- the sigH gene encoding RNA polymerase sporulation sigma factor SigH, which yields MSTQPTPRDADAAPPYDTAPYENMTDEELVEAVHRGDTDALDYLIHKYKNFVRAKARSYFLIGADREDIVQEGMIGLYKSIRDFRGDKLSSFKAFAELCITRQIITAIKTATRQKHIPLNSYVSLDKPIYDEDSDRTLLDVICTVRVADPEELIINQEEFDDIEGKMAELLSDLERQVLMLYLDGRSYQEIAVDLARHVKSIDNALQRVKRKLEKYLTVRNVI from the coding sequence TTGTCGACGCAGCCGACACCTAGAGACGCCGATGCGGCCCCGCCGTACGACACGGCGCCCTACGAGAACATGACGGACGAGGAGTTGGTTGAGGCTGTTCATCGAGGCGACACCGACGCGCTCGACTATTTGATTCACAAATACAAGAATTTCGTTCGGGCCAAGGCGCGGTCGTACTTTCTCATTGGGGCTGATCGGGAAGACATCGTGCAGGAAGGCATGATTGGACTCTATAAGTCCATCCGCGATTTTCGCGGAGACAAGCTCTCCTCCTTCAAGGCGTTTGCCGAACTGTGCATCACGCGCCAGATTATCACCGCTATCAAAACAGCCACGAGACAAAAGCATATTCCTCTCAATTCCTATGTTTCGCTGGACAAGCCCATTTACGATGAGGATTCGGATCGCACGCTGCTCGACGTCATCTGTACCGTGCGCGTCGCGGATCCGGAAGAGCTGATTATAAACCAGGAAGAGTTTGACGATATTGAGGGTAAGATGGCCGAATTGCTGAGCGATTTGGAGCGCCAAGTGTTGATGCTGTATCTCGACGGGCGTTCGTATCAGGAGATTGCCGTGGATCTCGCTCGGCATGTCAAATCCATCGACAACGCGCTTCAACGGGTCAAGCGGAAACTGGAGAAATACTTGACGGTGCGCAACGTGATATGA
- the rpmG gene encoding 50S ribosomal protein L33, with protein sequence MREIITLACTECKQRNYTTTKNKKNDPDRLELKKYCPTCNSHTTHRETR encoded by the coding sequence ATGCGCGAGATCATCACCCTCGCTTGCACGGAGTGCAAACAGAGGAACTATACGACGACGAAGAACAAGAAGAATGATCCGGATCGTCTGGAACTGAAGAAGTATTGCCCCACCTGCAACTCGCACACGACGCACCGCGAGACCCGTTGA
- the rplL gene encoding 50S ribosomal protein L7/L12: MMTTAEILEAVKNMTVLELNELVKAIEEEFGVTAAAPVAFAGAAPGAGEAAQAEQTEFDVILASAGASKINVIKVVREITGLGLKEAKDLVDGAPKPIKEKVSKEEAESIKAKLEEAGASVEIK, from the coding sequence GTGATGACCACGGCTGAGATCTTGGAAGCTGTGAAAAACATGACGGTGCTCGAGTTGAACGAGCTGGTCAAGGCTATCGAGGAAGAGTTCGGCGTGACGGCGGCTGCGCCGGTTGCGTTTGCGGGCGCGGCGCCGGGCGCTGGTGAGGCGGCTCAGGCTGAGCAGACGGAGTTCGACGTGATCCTGGCGTCCGCGGGCGCTTCGAAGATCAACGTCATCAAGGTGGTGCGCGAGATCACGGGCCTCGGCCTGAAGGAAGCGAAGGATCTCGTGGACGGCGCGCCGAAGCCCATCAAGGAGAAGGTCTCGAAGGAAGAGGCCGAGAGCATCAAGGCGAAGCTCGAAGAGGCCGGCGCTTCGGTCGAAATCAAGTAA